ATAAGGTTCAAAACTCTTCGACTTCGCTTTGGCTTCACTATTTTCTTTCGGTATGGAGGAATCGTTTGTACCGAACTCAACTTCATCATCCTTATCCTTTGTACTTAACGGTTATCGCGTAAAAAGCGGCATGAAATATGCCGCTAAAAAGTCTTTATTCTCTCTATATTTGCACCCAAAGATTGTAAAATTGCTTCTAGATTCTCATAACCACGATCAATATGATAGATATCTCGAACCGTCGTTTTCCCTTCAGCAGCCATACCTGCAAGAACTAATGCGGCACCAGCCCTTAGATCAGAAGCTCTCACTTCTGTACCGAATAAACGATCTGTTCCTTGTATGATGGCTGCTCGACCTTCTATTTCAATTTTTGCTCCCATTGAAATTAATTGTTTGACATGCTTATATCGGGAATCAAAGACAGTTTCTTCAATCATACTCACCCCATCCGCTAATGACAACAAAGCCATAAATTGAGCTTGCATATCCGTTGGAAAACCAGGATAGGGGGATGTCAAAATTCTTTTTACTGCTTTAAGTCGACGGTTTTCTCTTGTTACAATCATTTTATCATTGTCGTTTTCAAATTCAATACCAACATATTGAAGATATTCAATTACTTTTGATAAATGGGCCGGAATTACATTCTTTAAGGCAATTTTCCCTCCAGTCATTCCGACAGCAGCCATAAATGTAGCTGCAGCAATTCGATCAGGAATGATTTGGTAATAGGGTACAGAATGAAGTCGGTCCACACCTTCAATGGTAATCACTTCAGTTCCTGCCCCAGAGACCCTTGCCCCCATCATATTCAGGAAATTCTGTAAATCAACTATCTCCGGTTCTTTTGCAGCGTGGATAATCTTTGTTATCCCTTTCGCTCTAGTAGCAGCCATCATAATGTTCTCCGTTGCCCCAACACTTGGATAATCGAGAACAATCGTGGCCCCTTGTAATCGATCTGTACGACAAACAATCCGATTCTCTAACTCCTCAATCTTTGCACCTAATGCTTCTAACCCTTTTAGATGTAGGTCTATTTTTCGTTCACCAATGGCACACCCACCCGGTCGGAAAACGGTAACTTCATGAAAGCGTGCCAGCAAAGGTCCCATCAGAAAGATCGATGATCTCATTTGCGACATCAATTCTTCAGGTACTTCTGTTGATATTATTGAACGAGTATCTAAAGAAATCGTATGTTGTTCTTGGTTTACATTCACTCCTAGTTTGGCTAGGATTTGAACCATGACATCAATATCTAATAGTTGAGGAATGTCATCGATTTGATGTATCCCCTCAGCTAAAAGGGATGCTGCAAGAATCGGAAGTGCAGCATTTTTCGCCCCTTGTATTTTTATGTTTCCTGAAAGAGGTCTTCCACCTTCGATGATAAAACTTTCCAAAGTTTCACCTCCGATTTATCCCTCACCAATCACTTCCACTTCAGGTTTTAGCCTAATCTTATAAGCTTCCCAAACTTTATCCTGAACGGTTTGAATTAAGGAGAGGACATCATTCGCCGTAGCTTGACCTACATTCACAATAAAATTTGCATGCATCATAGAGATCTGCGCACCACCAATTTGATAACCTTTTAAACCAAGTTCTTCGATTAAACGTGCAGCATAATCACCCTCTGGATTACGAAATACACTTCCAGCACAAGGTAGGTGGTATGGTTGTGTCTTTGTTCGACGTTCTTTAAATCGTACCATTTGTTCAATAATTTCTTTTCGGTCACCAAGCTTCAATTGAAAAAGAACAGATAAAAGAATTCCTTTTTCTTTCTGTAAACGCGATGTTCGATAAGCAAAATCAAATTCTTGATTAGACCATTTTACAATTCTTCCGTTTTCTAAAAGAATCTCTGCTTCAACGAGTATCTTTGAGATATCAGATCCATGGGCACCAGCATTCATATAGACCGCCCCACCAATCTTTCCTGGAATACCGCCTGCGAACTCAAAGCCCGTTAAGCTTTTTTTAGCCGCCAGATTTGCTAGACGGATGATAGAAACATTGGCACCTACTAAAACATGATGTTCATTAAATTCAATCTGTTCGAAGTCTGCAGAATCTAGATGAAGAATCGCTCCCCGATAACCACGATCGCGAACAAGCAAATTTGACCCTTTTCCTATCACTTTCCATGGAATTTGCTCTTCAGTTAAAATCAGAATGGTTTCCACTAACTTTTCTCGATTTTTTGGAATAATGAACCCATCGGCAACTCCGCCTATTTTCCACGAAGTATGTTTGGATAAGGGTTCATTTTCAAATATTTCTCCGACATTGGCTTGTTTTAGTCTGTTAATCCAATTCATAAAACACTATCCCCCTAAATATCACTGGGTCATACGATATATTATGTCTTTTTACCGAATTTGTGACAGCGGCCTAATTTTTTGTATGCAATAATGTCTTCATGATCGACACCATTCTACCCGCAGCATCGGGTTGTCCAATCATTTTAGACGCGTGAACCACTTTTTCCCGATTTTGCTCGTTCATCATCTCTAAAATGGTTTCTAAAAGGAGTTGTCCATTTAATTCTTTTTCACGAATCATTTTGGCTGCCCCTTGTTCTTCTAACCACTTCGCGTTTTTCTCTTGATGGTTGTTTGTTACATAAGGAGATGGGATTAATATGGCTGGGACTCCCAAAGCCGTAATCTCAGCTAATGTTGAGGCACCAGCACGACTAACGATTAAACTCGTCGCAGCTAAAATTTCCGGCATGTTATATAAAAATGGAAAAATCGAGACATTGGAGTATTGATTCAAATCAATCCCTCTGTTTTTGATTTCTTTTTGAATATTTTCATAATGAACTTCACCTGTTACATAAACAAAATGGTAATCTTCATATTGTGTTAATGAAGGTAAAACTTCCAAAAAACTTTCATTGATCGCTTTTGCACCGCGACTACCACCAACAAAGAGAATAATTCTCTTACTTGGCGAAATTCCCAATGCTTGAAATCCATTCATTGGATTCGCATTTACAACTTCAGTTGCACGAGGGTTACCTGTCAACTCAATTCTCTTCGCATTAGAAAAATACGGTCTTGCCCCTTCAAAGCTAATCGCTACTACATCAACAAAACGAGAAAGAAATTGATTTGTTAGACCTGGTATTACATTTTGTTCATGAATGATGGTTGGAATTTTTTCCTTACTAGCAGCATAAAGAACTGGTCCACAAACATAGCCACCAGTTCCGATTACAATATCAGGTTGAAACTCCCTGAGATATTTTTTTGATGTTTGAACACCTTTTAAAAAACGTAAAATTGTTTTGACATTATCAAAAGATAGTTTTCGTTTAAAACCAGTAATCTCAATCTCAACAAAAGAAAATCCTGCTTTTTCGACGATCCCTTTTTCTAATCCTTTTTTTGAACCAATATATAAAAATTCTGCGTTAGGAACCTGCTTTTTGATCTCCTTCGCCATTGCTAATGCTGGATAAATATGACCTCCTGTTCCTCCGCCAGATAAAACAACCTTCATTTCTCATCACCACATTTAACGCGAAAATCGCGAAATATTTAGTAAAATTCCAATTGCAGTTAAGGTTAAGGTGAGTGAAGAACCACCATAACTTAATAATGGAAGTGTAATACCAGTAACAGGAAACATTCCGATGACGACACCAATATTGATAATTACTTGAATAGCAACCATCCCAATAATACCAGTCGCAAGAAAACTTCCAAATAGATCAGGAGCCGTGATTGCTACTCGTAATCCCCGCCAAAACAGAATGAGGAACAGAATTAATACCGTAGCTCCTCCAATAAATCCCAGTTCTTCTGAGAGAATCGCAAAGATAAAATCAGTTTGTGGCTCAGGTACATAGAGATGTTTTTGCCGACTCATCCCAAGGCCTAATCCTAATAATCCACCCGGTCCGATTGCATATAAGGATTGAATAAGCTGATAACCAGTACCAAGCGGATCAGACCAAGGATCTAAGAATGCCCAAATCCGTTTCATCCGATAGGGAGCAGCAGCAATTAACCCGGCAAAACCCACGACTCCAACTAATCCTAAACCAACGAGATGTTTGATTCTCATACCAGAAACATACATCATTAAAATCGATGTTCCCACTAAAACAGTACCCGTTCCTAAATCCGGTTGTAACATGATTAAAGCAAAAGCAGCTCCAATAATTCCCAAGGGAGGCAAAAGCCCTTTGGTGAAATAGATGATTTTATTTTGTCGTTCAGATAAGAACTTCGCTAGAAAGATAATCATACCTAGTTTCGTGAATTCGGAAGGCTGAATACTAAAAGCACCAACACCTAGCCAACTGGTTGCTCCACCTCTTGTTAAACCAACACCAGGAATTAATACTAAAATCAGTAAGGCAAAGCTGACCATCAGTGCTACTTTTGCCCACTGTTTCCATACCCAATAATCAATATTTATCGTGACATATAAAGCTGCAATTCCTAACAGTGCAAAAAGAATTTGACGTTTCACATAAAAATACCAATCCCCAACTTCACGATAAGCCAATACGGCACTAGCACTATAAACCATCACAATACCGATTCCAAGTAGCAAGATCGTGGAAAGGATAATCCACCAATCAGGATTTGATCTTGATTTTGTCATTGATAAAACCCCCATCGTGTGTAGTACAGCTTGTATCAGCCTCTCTAAATTTTATGCACAGCTTCCTTAAACATTCGTCCTCGTTCTTCAAAAGAGGAGAACATATCCCAACTTGCGCATGCCGGAGATAATAAAACGACATCACCCGAAATGGCTGTGCGAGCGGCTAATTCCACTGCACTATCTACATTATCGACGGTGTAAATGCGATCTAATCCTGCGAGTTTGGCAACCTTTGAAAGTTTTTCGGCGGTTTGGCCAAAGGTGATCAATTCTTTGACATGTTGTTCAAAGGGTTCAATCAATTCATGAAAATCAATACCACGATCAAGACCACCTGCAATGAGAATCACTTTTTGGGGAAATGATTTTAGTGCTGTAATCGTTGCCGTTGGATTGGTTGCTTTGGAATCGTTATAATATGTTACCTGATTGGGAGTGGTTCGAACAAATTCTAATCGGTGTTCCACACCTTTAAAATCTCGTAAAACTTCCCGAATGATTTCTACATCAACACCATAAAGTCTAGTTGCTGTTATGGCAGCTAACACATTTTCTACATTATGTTCCCCTTTTAAGGAAAGTTCAGATACAGGAAGTATAGACTCTGTTCTTTCTTGATCTTTCCAATAAATGATTCCTTTCGATACATAAGTTCCTCTCTCTACTTCGTATTTCTTTGAGAATTGGAAAATTTGACTTTTTATCGACGGAATCAATTTTACACATTCTTCACAATCTACATTCAAAACAGCATAATCCTCAGGAGTTTGATTCTGGAACAGCTTGGCTTTTGATAAGATATAATCCTCCATTGATTTATGATAATCCAAATGTGCAGGATAAATATTGATAATTACCCCGATCTTTGGACGAAATGACTGAGTACCTTTTAGTTGAAACGAACTAAGTTCTGTAACAAGAACTTGGTTCTCATTGGCTAAAAATGCTTGTTCACTAACGACAGTTCCAATATTGCCTGCAACGATCGGATTTAATCCTGCTTGTTCGATAATCTCACCAATTAATGTTGTTGTTGTTGTCTTCCCATTTGATCCGGTAATCCCGATAAATGGAGCCTTTGATAGTTGATAAGCCACCTCTACCTCTGTAATCACTGGGATCTGTAAGGATAACGCCGTTTGAATTGGAGGTATATGATATGGGATTCCTGGATTCTTAATGACGAGATCAGTTTCATACGAAATTAAGTCATCTGGGTGAGAACCACAGATGACCTTGATACCTAAGCTCTCTAATTCATTTTTTCCCTTACATTGTTCCTCTGGCTTTGCGTCATTTACAATGACCTTTGCTCCAAGTTTTTGTAATATCTTTGCAACAGCTGTCCCACTCTTTGCTAATCCCAAAACAATGATTTGTTTATCTCTAAAATTCATTATCTCAACACCTCTAGATAAACTCCAATGCCAGCAAAAATGAATCCCACTAACCAAAAGACCATCACAACTTTCCATTCAGTCCAACCAGAAAGTTCAAAATGATGATGAATTGGGCTCATGCGAAAGACTCGTTTTCCTCGGGTTTGGAATGATATGACTTGAATAATAACCGATAAGGTCTCTATCACATATACCCCACCGATAATAACCAGTAATAGTTCGGTTTTGGTCAGAATGGCCATGGTCGCTAATGCACCACCAATTCCTAACGAACCGGTGTCTCCCATAAAGACCTTCGCTGGATGTGCATTAAAAATTAAAAATCCCAGCACAGCGCCAACCATGGCTGCACCGAAAATGGCGACTTCAAATTGAGAGTTACTTAAAGCAATGATCGAAAAAGCACC
This is a stretch of genomic DNA from Tepidibacillus fermentans. It encodes these proteins:
- the murA gene encoding UDP-N-acetylglucosamine 1-carboxyvinyltransferase is translated as MESFIIEGGRPLSGNIKIQGAKNAALPILAASLLAEGIHQIDDIPQLLDIDVMVQILAKLGVNVNQEQHTISLDTRSIISTEVPEELMSQMRSSIFLMGPLLARFHEVTVFRPGGCAIGERKIDLHLKGLEALGAKIEELENRIVCRTDRLQGATIVLDYPSVGATENIMMAATRAKGITKIIHAAKEPEIVDLQNFLNMMGARVSGAGTEVITIEGVDRLHSVPYYQIIPDRIAAATFMAAVGMTGGKIALKNVIPAHLSKVIEYLQYVGIEFENDNDKMIVTRENRRLKAVKRILTSPYPGFPTDMQAQFMALLSLADGVSMIEETVFDSRYKHVKQLISMGAKIEIEGRAAIIQGTDRLFGTEVRASDLRAGAALVLAGMAAEGKTTVRDIYHIDRGYENLEAILQSLGANIERIKTF
- the murB gene encoding UDP-N-acetylmuramate dehydrogenase, which encodes MNWINRLKQANVGEIFENEPLSKHTSWKIGGVADGFIIPKNREKLVETILILTEEQIPWKVIGKGSNLLVRDRGYRGAILHLDSADFEQIEFNEHHVLVGANVSIIRLANLAAKKSLTGFEFAGGIPGKIGGAVYMNAGAHGSDISKILVEAEILLENGRIVKWSNQEFDFAYRTSRLQKEKGILLSVLFQLKLGDRKEIIEQMVRFKERRTKTQPYHLPCAGSVFRNPEGDYAARLIEELGLKGYQIGGAQISMMHANFIVNVGQATANDVLSLIQTVQDKVWEAYKIRLKPEVEVIGEG
- the murG gene encoding undecaprenyldiphospho-muramoylpentapeptide beta-N-acetylglucosaminyltransferase — protein: MKVVLSGGGTGGHIYPALAMAKEIKKQVPNAEFLYIGSKKGLEKGIVEKAGFSFVEIEITGFKRKLSFDNVKTILRFLKGVQTSKKYLREFQPDIVIGTGGYVCGPVLYAASKEKIPTIIHEQNVIPGLTNQFLSRFVDVVAISFEGARPYFSNAKRIELTGNPRATEVVNANPMNGFQALGISPSKRIILFVGGSRGAKAINESFLEVLPSLTQYEDYHFVYVTGEVHYENIQKEIKNRGIDLNQYSNVSIFPFLYNMPEILAATSLIVSRAGASTLAEITALGVPAILIPSPYVTNNHQEKNAKWLEEQGAAKMIREKELNGQLLLETILEMMNEQNREKVVHASKMIGQPDAAGRMVSIMKTLLHTKN
- the spoVE gene encoding stage V sporulation protein E encodes the protein MTKSRSNPDWWIILSTILLLGIGIVMVYSASAVLAYREVGDWYFYVKRQILFALLGIAALYVTINIDYWVWKQWAKVALMVSFALLILVLIPGVGLTRGGATSWLGVGAFSIQPSEFTKLGMIIFLAKFLSERQNKIIYFTKGLLPPLGIIGAAFALIMLQPDLGTGTVLVGTSILMMYVSGMRIKHLVGLGLVGVVGFAGLIAAAPYRMKRIWAFLDPWSDPLGTGYQLIQSLYAIGPGGLLGLGLGMSRQKHLYVPEPQTDFIFAILSEELGFIGGATVLILFLILFWRGLRVAITAPDLFGSFLATGIIGMVAIQVIINIGVVIGMFPVTGITLPLLSYGGSSLTLTLTAIGILLNISRFSR
- the murD gene encoding UDP-N-acetylmuramoyl-L-alanine--D-glutamate ligase produces the protein MNFRDKQIIVLGLAKSGTAVAKILQKLGAKVIVNDAKPEEQCKGKNELESLGIKVICGSHPDDLISYETDLVIKNPGIPYHIPPIQTALSLQIPVITEVEVAYQLSKAPFIGITGSNGKTTTTTLIGEIIEQAGLNPIVAGNIGTVVSEQAFLANENQVLVTELSSFQLKGTQSFRPKIGVIINIYPAHLDYHKSMEDYILSKAKLFQNQTPEDYAVLNVDCEECVKLIPSIKSQIFQFSKKYEVERGTYVSKGIIYWKDQERTESILPVSELSLKGEHNVENVLAAITATRLYGVDVEIIREVLRDFKGVEHRLEFVRTTPNQVTYYNDSKATNPTATITALKSFPQKVILIAGGLDRGIDFHELIEPFEQHVKELITFGQTAEKLSKVAKLAGLDRIYTVDNVDSAVELAARTAISGDVVLLSPACASWDMFSSFEERGRMFKEAVHKI